AGAGTAGTTTAGGCACAAATTTTGAGCTCATTAGACACCCCTTCAAACCTGAGCAGAACTGGGTTAACTGTTTATCCTCAAGGTAGATAGACTGAGCTCCACGCAGTTTGCTGTGAGAAGTATTCTGACTTGGCCTTAAAACTGGAGCTCTGTGTGAACTTTGGAGAGTATATGAGGCATTTTGCAAGAGGAGAAAGTTTGCTCAGTGTCATTACACAAACAATCCCTCAACTCATCCACCCATCTTGTGCCTCAGTTGAAAGAACTGAGAACATGGCCGCACATTCCAGCTGAGCTTTATGTATCTATTTTGGAAAGTGCTCTGGATAAAAAATGCTGCATGAAATGTTATAGGATAGTGCACAACTTTCACCTACTGACTCAAGATGGCTGCTTTATTTGGGACGTACTCAGAGAACAGGTTTTCCTCTGCTCACAGTGAATAGTAATGGTGGTTATGAACTTAACTTCTATTATAGTCTCTAATTTTGCTAACTAGACTGATTAGCAACAAAGCCACCAAATCTGTGCTATATACAAGCGCTGGACACCAGTCCCAACACAAGGGAAAAATCCCTGTCACAATCCCAACCCAAACCCTAGGTAGCAATGGACCAGGTGAACAGTTTTATACTGCACCCTGTTACAGGAGGATGTTGGGGGAAGCCTGGAGTAGGCCTAAGACCTCtttcccctgcctcttctgggttCCTggacatttgggctatgtctacactacaaggtttttgcacaaaaacctgcagagcatccacacctcaaatgagctcttgcgcaatGAAATgggcagtaaaacggcagaacagagggctttttctgctgtaggtaaacctccttttctgaggcataactgcttttagcgctaccGCTATTTTGCAAGAAGgcaagtgtagatgctcctatgggaaaaagcacaggtgctctgatggctctcagagctttcttgtgcaagagcatccatgcagtgtggatgctctcttgcacaaaagcacattgtttttatgatgtgctttgaggtgtggatgtgctcttgcgcaagaacttgtgtagtgtaaatgtagcctcatTCCTTTACAGTCTGGACAGAAGTcagttttgatctgaggaagtgggtctggcccacgaaagctcatcatctaataaaccatcttgttagtctttaaagtgctacattgtcctgcattttgacaGAAGTCGGGTGTTGAGAAGATAGTTCTATCTTTATGCTGCTCTCTTGTGTTTATAGCTTAAAATGGTGTCACATGAGGTATGTTAAACTATTTTATTCATTTCATACCAGCAATCACGTGACACTGGCAGAGATTTCTGTTTAGCCTTGTAAATTCCACACAGGGCACACAATGTTCACTTCAGACCTAACTAGCATAATCTACAAATCGAGCTGAAAGCAAACTATAGTCTGGACGGCAGGGTAGGTGACCTTCAGAAACCAAGTTATCACCACTGTTCCCTGTACCTGCAGGAGACAGCCTAAGGGAAAATTCTTCAGAGGAACCTGACTGAATGTTTCAAACCCCTTCTCCCACACTTTATTCTGTGGGCTCTTACTCAGCAGGGGACATCTGTTACATGGACACTCATTAAACTGCAGCTAGGCTCGTAAGCATTCAATAAGATTTGAGTATCCATATGTGGTAGTGCTGAATGCAGATTTAGGCTCCTATtgaaaaagcagaattgcagaTGACCTTCTTTGGAACATCTCTGGGTCTGATCTATCCACAGATTAACCAAACATTTTAATGATGTGTAGGTGTATACTAACATTGTTCTTTCTGACAGTTTAGTTCCTGATGGGAGATCAAGACATTATTATAGAAGTCCCTGCAACACTGAAGCGGCTGGCCAAATACATGGTGCGTGGCTTCTATGGAGTAGAGTATTCACTGGTCCTTGACGTATTGATCCGATACCCCTGTGTGAAGGAGGATGACTTGTTGCTGCTACTCAAGTATGAACGCAAACAGTTGCGCACTGTCCTCAACACACTGAAGGCAGACAAATTTGTTAAGCTGCGCATGCGAGTTGAAACAGGGCCCAATGGGAAGAGTACAAGGCATAATTACTACTACATCAACTACAAGGTACTGGTTGATGTTGTGAAGTACAAGCTGGATCATGTGCGTCGGAAGATAGAAGCAGATGAGCGGGATTCAACCACCAGGTCCTCTTTCAAGTGTCCGTCTTGCTTCAGCACTTACACAGACCTGGAAGTAAATCAGCTCTTTGACATATTCACAGGTATTGCAGCTAGACTGTTCATCTGCTCTCATCCTGCAGGAAATCATTGGCAGTATTAAATGCAGCTACACCTGTGTGCCTTTTGTAATAAAAACAGGTTGGTTGGATTTTGTTTGGACTTTTGACCACCAAAAAGTCCAAGGAACTAACTGGGCTTATAGAGTGGGTTGTGGTAAAGAGGGAGGATATTCTTGTAGCTAAGATACAGTACTGGGATTAGGATTCCCAGGGGTCCGacttttgaactggacagtccagtatttgagctttctgatcAGGAAACCAATTGAGACattataaatgtctggtattttctaaataagatgacATTACATTGCAATCTACATAACAAGTGTGTcctatatttttgttgaaaccatctggcaaccctaacagggATTCAGATTTTAGTTTCAGTTCTGCTATGGACTTGGCCAAGTAGTGTAACCAAGTCATGTGTGTTTTAACTTCCTCGCATGTAAAATGTAAGTAAGTTGCTCATTTCTGAGGTTAAATTAATGATTGTACGTGCGTGAAGATCCTGAAGCAAGATACTATTAGGAATTAATGAAGTACAGTATTTCAATTTGTTTTAACTAACAGTAAATAATCTCAATACCAGAGAGGGGGAGGGTATAAGCATCTCCTTTCTACAGACAGGGCAACTGAGACACAGGTCCGTGTCTTCCAAAAGCCATGTAGCAAGTGGGGGGCTGAGCTGTCAATAGAGCTTGGGAGTTTCTTCAAGCCAACAGAACAAGAAGTTGCATTTCAAACTGGCTGGACAGCTCAGCCCCTGACTTGCTACATGGCTTTTGGAAGACTCCGTCTCTCAGTTGCTCTGTCTGTAGAAAGGAGATGTTTATACCACCCTTCCCCCTCTGTTTTAACCAACAGTAAATAAACTCAACACCAGACTGAAATACTATACTTTATTAAATTCCTAATAGCAATCTAAGGGCACTTACACTATGGACAGCTGTAAGGATGGATGAACAGAGCctgctttgttttgttgtttgtttataaatAAGATTGGAAGGGAAATTTGCAGTGCTGTGTGCTCGCAAAATCCTCAGGCTTGTAAACTGAACAAATTTAATCTGTAATCCTTGAAACAAAGATGGAAGCTGCTGGTGGTAACAGTTTGGGAGTAAGACTATATACTTCAAACAGGTTGCTTGAGGTAAAAGTACTGGTTTTCATGCACGGCTTAGCTAGAAATCACTCCTGTACTTAAAAGCACACTGCTTTAATATCAAAtctacttaaaaatattttacctcTTCTTCCATGTTACTCATGTTAGATGTAGATCATGTTACATCTAAGATGAGTGAATGAGTATAAGATCTACAGAGAGAAGAAACTGACTATACAGAAGATTTTGCCAAATGCACAACATATCTCTTTCCTCTCATCATTTGTGTGGATCTTTCGTGTAGCGAATGTGTGCAAAATCAGATGCAAATGTGAATCCTTAAATTGTTCCTGAGGATTCAGAGGCAGGAACAATATCAGCAACTTAATTAATTTTTGGAAATTAATGACTTCAAGTTTATTTTTAATCCCTTCAACCAGTATAACCTGTTGTAGCACAAAATTGAgttgatttttcaaaaaatttaTTTGGGTAGCAGATTCCTTGGTAAAGATCACTGCTAAACTTTTTTGCATCTTTTAGTAACACATGAATTTCAAACTGGGGTTATGTTGCAGAGACTTTCCGTTGCACCTACTGTAATGCTGAAGTTGAGGAGGATGCTTCTGCACTTCCCAAACGAGATGCTCGAACCTTGTTAGCAAAATTTAATGAACAAATTGAACCCATCTTTGCACTACTGCGTGAGACTGAAGATGTTGTTCTACCGCATGATTTGCTTGAGCCTCAACCAACAGAAATCCCAGAACTATCAGAAAGGTATTTTGAGAAATGTCTTCTCAATACAAGTTCTAATGTAAGGAAGCAAGATGTTTTCTGGCTCACTTCAGAGAGTAGCTTGAGCTGAAATTGTAATCTTTCCTTCTACGTAAGTGGAGCACAAAGTAGACAAGATCAGGAGGCAAAATGATTCTCGTTAGAATCAAAACTTGACTTTCAGAAGTCCACTAAGGCCTATTTTTACATAAGGAATTTTAGTTCTGATAGCTGTGCATCTAAgcttgcttttgtgtgtgtgtgtatgccctCTTTACCAGCCTATCCCTTCTCTGTATTTGCCTAGGAAGTTGCTACTACATGATTTTATAGgctctccttcctgcctcttaTTTTTTCAATGCCAATCTCTTCTTTCTATTTCTCTCCAGCCCAGTTACTTGCTCTTTTGCTCCCAGAACCTTTCACTTGTCTTAATTTTCCATTCTACATTCAAACATgccattattttcattttctttttttttttttaaaccccactGGATTCACTCTCGCAGAACCTTTTTTCTTCTCTCGTTTGACCTCCATACCTTGGGTAAGCAGCCTCCTATTCTTTTGCCACATGGCTTTCCCCAACTTTCCTTCACTGAAATGACTCTTGCCTATGTTCCTCCTCATTGCTGATACTGTTACCAATGACTCCCAAATCTGCCTTATCAGGTTTTTTTGTGAACTTTGCCACTTAAGTCCCATCCTCTTCCCTTTCCACAATCTTTCCTATTGCCCAAGCTTGTAGGTTTGATGTCAAATTTGAttcctctctgcctcctttccAGCACTCCAGGCCCTCAAGCACATCGGCTTCCTTTTCTACATTTCCTAAATTCCAGTCCCAAAACTATTCATTGGTAAGCTTTGCTTTCCTAGACTACTGCTATTTATTCTGTACCTACTTTCCAATTTCTATCTTCATCCCTATTTAGATCTCTGCCAGCACACCTACCAACATCTCCTTGTCACCTCTAAACTTTATCATCCTTTCACAAAGCCTAGAATATCTTTAATGCTTCTGTGAAACAACTTCCTACTGAATAAGTGCCAAGTTCCATGCATGGATGCTAATAATTCTAAAATCCTCTGCTATGCAATATTCTAGTTTCACTGCTCTATTTCTACACTATTTGTCTTGTTCTGTATTTAACTACTGCTTAACGTACAGACCTGTCTTGTGTTTGGCATATCTATAGCAGGTGGCACTTTAAAAGCTCCTTAAGTAGTGAATGTGAAATGTGTGTATTTACCTGtcaaatgcatttttttcactttttttaaaaagcaagaagAGAGGTCTTTCCATATCTTACATTATATTTCTCTCGATACTTATGTTGGCTACTCTCTCATATTTTGCTCTCTACTGTGGGAGAGTGTATGTACTACTTCACACAAGTCAACCTGTAGCATTCCGTGCCAGAATGTTGTGATGGTCAAGActaaaacagggttcaaaaaaagagctagaaaaaaTAATGGAGGATAGGTTAAGAGGAGCAAGGagctattagctaggatgtgcaaggatggtgtccttagcctctatttgccagaagctgagaatggaggATAGGGGATGGAATCACTTAATGACCtgctttgttcattccctctggggcacctggcattggccactgtcagaagccagaatactgggctagatggacctttggtctgatgcagtatgtCTGATCTTATGTcttgtgggggggaaaaaaaatgatgCAAAAATGTATTTTAGAGGAGGGTATGCAGCTATTAAGGACTCAGCACTACATACATTAATCATGCATTGGGAAGGAGAATTTTATCTGTTAAGTGTGGCCAGCTACATCACACTTTAATCTTCTAAGTTTCTTTGATTGTGAGGTGGTGgtcgtggtgtgtgtgtgtggggggggggcagggaggcttttAAATACGTGGGCATTTGAGAGTGATACCTCCCTCCAAGCAAgaattacacttttttttttcccttcagcttTGAACAGAAGGTATGTTCAAGCATCCTGGACTCCAGTAGCCGTCCTGAGAAGTGGGCTAACAAGAATTCATCTGTCAATAATATGTATGTTCAAAACTTGGTCATTGAGGTCCAAGATTCTGAgccaaagaaagagaaagaaaaggtgaCTAAAGAACATCCTATATGGATGTCACAAAGTACTGTAGAGGGAGCATCTTCAAATACTACTGACACCAATGTTGGTAAGACAAAGTTTGAGAATCTAAGACTGGAATATATGCTTGTGTTTTCAATGGCCATCTGGTTAGGGTTGTGCTATAACTAATTCTCCCCTCGGCCTCACTTTAGTAGGTggatgctcagcacttttgaaaactgtCTTCATGTAGGTACCTAAATACAACTTAAACTTGCTTCCAGAACCAAGTTCTAAAAAAACCCTGTCTTTAGTAGCCTTAAGTTTTAAAATAACTACTTGTTACATAGAATCCATTATTGTAAAGCTCTTCCAGTACCTTCAAAGAGAGACCTCTGAGAATAGAGGGTTCTTGATTGCAGCAGACAAAAGCATAACAAGAGTCAATGGTTGGAAGtcgaagctagataaattcctgcTGGAACGAAGGTGAATGCTTAGTCGTGGTATCTAATCGTGGAACATCTTGCCAAGGAATTTGGTGATTTGTTTCATCCCTTGAAGGCTCTCAAGACAGAATGAATCTTTTAGAAAGACACCCAAACTCAATCTGAATCTATGGTATGAGGTAAGAGTAGTTGATACTACTACTTTCTCACCTTTTACAAATATAAATCTATACAGGACCAGATTATTCAAATGGTAATTCAGTGTGTTCCCTAGCCTAGAAACACTTTAAAATGTACTAACTTTCAAAAAATGCTGAGCACCCCCACCACTCTTTGAAAATTGTTCCTTTTTGAACAGAGACTCCTGACTCACTAGTAAAAACACTGACATCAGCCTCCAATAGTTGAACATGAGAGGCTTGGGTTGTTCTTTTATGAACCAAGATGTGAAGATTAAAAGCAATATTCTGTATATAATGCTGGAGATCCAGTCTATTGATTAGAAGGAAATAAGCATTAGCCAGAGGAAAAATCATTAGACTAGTTGAATAAAATATGATCCTGTTCAGAatttcagtgggggggggggcagtaaaaGTGACAAGATGCAGCTTAAAATTAGAATTGTGTGTGAGTTTCCTAACTGATGCATCTGGAGCTGAATTTCAGAAAAATCAGGGTGCCATGTTTTAAACATTGAAATAGGTATGCTTCGTATTAGGTACTACATTTGAGATGgctctttaaaaatgtaaaggaGAGCTAGAGATACAGTTACTGTCCATATCTCCCCATTCTACTTTAATATGCTGCTTATACCCTGCTTATAAATAAATAGGAAACCACTCCCTTATGAAAGATGTTTTTGGATTGTAAATGTCAAACATTTACAACAATTGTTCAAAACTACCAGTCTTTTTACATGTTGATTCTTTGTGGCTTATTtggtgcttttatttttaaacagaaatggATGACACTGTCAAAGAAGTGGTTACTGATAATGAAGTAATAAGGACTCTTCTCATCCATGAATCGAAGTCTTCCTCTGGCACAGGGCATGCCCCTCTTCTTGCCCAAAAAAAGCTGCATGAGTCAGAAAGTGAAACCAGTGAATCAGAGGAGGAGTCCAAACATGCAAAACCTGTGGTAGTGAAAGCAGCAGGGAGTGACTTAGAACAAGACGAGCAGGAAACACTGGATCCTACAATAATGGTGGCTGGACAGCCCCACTTATACAGTGAAATTAATGACAATCCAGAGCTAGTGACACGTATGTCAGACAAAGAGAGAGAATCTTATATTAAGGTGGGACAAGAAATGTTCCAATCTGTCTTTGAGTAAAggcatttatttaaaaagcagCTATACTGCACGTGTAAGTTCAGATGTGCTATGTGAAGTTCATTTTCATAATTTAGCACCCAGCAGTAGCTGGGTGAAACAAATGTAGAGTTCAGGATATCCTTGTCCATGGCGGTGATGCTGTCTAAATCTGGTCATTGGAGAGCTTTCTATTTAAATTTTGCTCCACAGCAACAAAGTGAAAATGTTGCAGACACTCTAGATTAAAAGTAAGGTTAATTAAATAGTTTTCATGTTTCCTGTTTGTGAAACAGTCCTAAATTTTGTTTAATATGCCTGGTATTGTAGTGAAAAGACTAAGTAATTCAATTCCTTAAGAAGCAGGATCAATAAATAAGTTACAACAGGACCCAATTTCTTGACTGCTGAATTAAATGCCTAAAACCAAGGGTTTGTCAGATCCAAAATAGTAAAAGGATCTAACAGGTAATAGTCCATCTCCTCACCAAAGCAATGTTAGATTAATTTCCCTTTACTAATAAGCGAGTTAACTCATCCCTGCTGTAACTTCAGTGCCAATGTAGTCAACAATCCTTCTGGACTGGATGCTACTACTGCAGTAGAGTATTCCAGACGGACAAGTCAAAGTGCTGTCCTTGCAACAAATCCCTGCTCCCAGATTTTTcaagagcagggtttcccaacctataggttgccattacatttcaaaagggtcaccaagtgtcttcccaggtggctctgttcctcctcctccccccattttttgaATTGTCTTGGggatccattttgacaattcaggaagacttggtaacccatctgaaaaaggttgggaactgctgttctAGAGTTATTACTAATGCTTAAAATCAAAACAATGAACAGTCAGAACAGCTTGATAATTTTAAAATTGTCTGGATTAGCAAAAATGGCCCTCCCCCCATACCCACACATCTGAAATCTTACCAAGTACTCTAAGTGATCACTTTTGGGATGAGAAGGAACTAAAATCTGGTGGTtgttgttagtctaaggtgctgcaggacattttttgttttttcggTTAGACTTACATGGCTACCTCAGACTTGCAGGGTAAAGTGTGAGCTGAGGTCCCAGAAGAGAGGTTCATGCATAGGAAACCACAGAATTAATGCAGTCCAAGGCTCCAAGTGCTCATTGCCATCACCTAATCGGACTTCCTGTTCAAAACAGGCAAGAGAATTCACCCCAAAGTATTCCTAAAGCATAGCTCGAGGGGGAAGATGAGTGTGGAAATCCAACATGATTTTAAAAGAttgggatgttaagaagcaggtagcttgctaattgagtagttgaggTGGGAAGGCAGTTAaagcactcagtcctggcttgtggtCCAGGGTCCAGAACTACCCCTGGTGTAGTTctgcatttaaattgtattagTTGGGTGGAAAGGCAGCTTGGTTCAGTCCTGGCACTACCTGACATTAGGGTAGCTTCCAGACCTGGTATGTGCcaagacagagcagagctgcatgctgctaaacaatttactggcaggggaggggaggggagaaatgcatgtacttaactgataagcaaaagcttattggttaatgtcaattgactacactattacatccctggaTAGACTCCATCAGACTCAGTTTACAAGGGATCAATTACTCCCACTGTTCACtttttatttctagtctgaaattgtccagcttcaacttccagcccttTTGTCTACTAGATTGAAGAGCTAATTATTGACTTGTTTTCTTGTAGATAGAGGCTGTAATGAAGTCATACATTAGTCTTTTTaaactagagttctttgaatcTAGTCACAATTAGGCATGTTTCTAAACCTTTGTTTTGTGAACCTTCttcagtttatcaacatcctttaTGAATTATGAGCAACAGAACATGACGGGTATTCAAACAGAGGCTGCCCTGGTGCTAGATACAGGGGAAGAACTTTTGCTTAAGATCCACCTCTTTATGCAGCCCGGAAGTTAGTTCTTTTGGCTAGTTGTCACATGTTTGGGTgagttcatgttcagctgattatacACCATGACCCCTAAATCTTTTTAGTTTGCTTCCTGGAATAGACCCCTCACCCCAGCAAGTATATATTGTCTGCTTGTTCCTGGATTTGTTTACATTTTAGGTATATTAAAACAGACCTTGCTTACCAAGTGATCACTTTGCCTATCAAGGCTATGGAAGAAACACATCACAGGAAATATTTCCGGTTAAGTTGACAATGTAACATTTTTACATTCAAGAATGGATTCCGACAGGATCCCTATTAAAAACATTTACTCAGGCTGTGAAATGTAAACATGACTGTTAATTTTCTAGCATTCTAGTTTTTTAAATCAATAGTGTGCTGTTAGTCCATGAAAGCTTCAGGCTACATTGGTGACTCAGAGGTAAAGCTtagattgttttaaaataataagtaCATGCAGATTTATCAAGTTACAAAACAGAACTAAGTAGAATGCATCATCAAGTAGTGGTGGGAAGTATTGTAATACACCTTTGGTTCTTAAAGAGCTCTTGGCCAATTACTTTTGATACAATTTTTGATTTGTTCTAAGCCAGTGGCCCCCAATCTTTTGGCACCACATGCCTAAAGGCGGGGCTGTATATGTGCTGTGCGCCAGCCCTGGACACACGGCAGGCcctgtgttggggaccatggcTCTAAGCAATAGCTGTCGTTCAAAGGTCTTTAATTTCCTTGTACCATTTTCCCCTAGTCTCGTGTTCAGTGATAAGCCAGTGTTTTAGGGGCTTTAAAAGTCCACTTTCTCCTGCAATCCTGTTTAAAGTACCATACTGGTATTTGATTGTATAAGTTAATGTAACTTCACTAGGATAAGTTCACTAGTTAGAAAAGTGAAGCATTCTCACAAACACTTTCAGCTTGACTGACAACAGACAAGCAACTCTATTCCTCCATAGATCTATCTACTTGCTCAGACTCTGTTTAACAAAAGGCAATAGCTCTAAAGCAGGATTGTCTTTCACAACATCAGTTGTTCTGAACACTTGTCAAAATGGGGGAATACAAAGATATAGAAGTGGTATTTAGATCTGTCCACAGAACATACTGTAGCAATTGACCTTAAATAATTTTCCTTGTAGAATTACAAGTTGGAAGCCCTCAATGTAACTTAagtgaaacaaacaaaatacaggactatgtagcactttaaagactaacaagatagtttattagatgatgagctttcatgggccagacccacttcctcagatcaaatagtggaagaaaatagtcacaaccatatataccaaaggatacaattaaaaaaaatgaacacacatgaaaaagacaaatcaaattttggaacagaagggggatggggaggaaggtaaatgtctgtgagctaatggtattagcttccccaattatcacctctatctttgtaatgggtaagatagctacagtctttgttgagaccc
Above is a window of Pelodiscus sinensis isolate JC-2024 chromosome 5, ASM4963464v1, whole genome shotgun sequence DNA encoding:
- the LOC102453757 gene encoding general transcription factor IIE subunit 1-like, which gives rise to MGDQDIIIEVPATLKRLAKYMVRGFYGVEYSLVLDVLIRYPCVKEDDLLLLLKYERKQLRTVLNTLKADKFVKLRMRVETGPNGKSTRHNYYYINYKVLVDVVKYKLDHVRRKIEADERDSTTRSSFKCPSCFSTYTDLEVNQLFDIFTETFRCTYCNAEVEEDASALPKRDARTLLAKFNEQIEPIFALLRETEDVVLPHDLLEPQPTEIPELSESFEQKVCSSILDSSSRPEKWANKNSSVNNMYVQNLVIEVQDSEPKKEKEKVTKEHPIWMSQSTVEGASSNTTDTNVEMDDTVKEVVTDNEVIRTLLIHESKSSSGTGHAPLLAQKKLHESESETSESEEESKHAKPVVVKAAGSDLEQDEQETLDPTIMVAGQPHLYSEINDNPELVTRMSDKERESYIKVGQEMFQSVFE